The proteins below come from a single Candidatus Poribacteria bacterium genomic window:
- a CDS encoding Ldh family oxidoreductase: MPIVSHDVLRKFVYDIYRGAGGTEEDARIVSDHVVDSNLAGHDSHGVINAPNYIGGMAGGPATDKMEIVRESGAATVINANGALGMVAARKAMEMAVEKAESCTIGAVGLHRCGHAGRMGEYPPIAARAGMIGIVLLNGGGRFMHPHGGTSRRLPPNPIAISVPRQGGEPLLLDMTLSVVAGGKLLVQMARGEPIPEGWMIDAEGKPLTDPNAFRERSEDTAVMPLGGFQFGHKGFGLGVMIDAIAGGLSWAGCSREAPTRGASGIVMFAIKIEDFIDLADYEQEIAYLVEWVKSSARLPDIEEIYVPGEFEERSRAKRLQEGIPIEEPTWNRLVEAAERFDVDIPI; the protein is encoded by the coding sequence ATGCCGATTGTCTCTCATGATGTTTTGAGAAAGTTTGTCTATGATATATATCGGGGTGCCGGTGGTACGGAGGAAGATGCGCGTATCGTCAGCGACCACGTCGTCGATTCCAATCTCGCCGGACACGATTCACACGGTGTTATCAACGCACCAAACTACATCGGTGGCATGGCAGGCGGTCCTGCCACAGATAAGATGGAAATTGTCAGGGAAAGCGGTGCAGCCACCGTTATCAACGCCAACGGTGCACTCGGCATGGTCGCCGCCCGCAAAGCGATGGAAATGGCTGTTGAAAAAGCAGAAAGCTGCACCATCGGTGCCGTCGGCTTGCATCGGTGTGGACACGCCGGACGGATGGGCGAATATCCACCCATTGCGGCACGTGCTGGCATGATCGGGATCGTCCTGCTGAATGGTGGTGGACGATTTATGCATCCACACGGTGGTACTTCCCGGAGACTACCACCAAATCCAATTGCCATCTCAGTACCACGTCAGGGAGGCGAACCACTTCTCCTCGACATGACGCTCAGCGTCGTCGCAGGTGGGAAACTTCTCGTCCAGATGGCACGCGGCGAACCTATCCCAGAAGGCTGGATGATAGATGCCGAAGGCAAACCACTCACGGATCCGAACGCGTTTCGTGAACGTTCAGAGGATACAGCCGTTATGCCCCTTGGTGGTTTTCAGTTCGGGCACAAAGGGTTCGGTCTGGGTGTGATGATAGATGCTATCGCCGGTGGACTTTCTTGGGCAGGGTGTAGCCGTGAAGCACCAACACGCGGTGCAAGTGGCATTGTGATGTTTGCGATTAAGATCGAGGACTTCATTGACTTAGCGGACTATGAACAGGAAATCGCCTATCTTGTAGAGTGGGTGAAATCATCTGCTCGGTTACCGGATATTGAGGAAATCTACGTACCCGGAGAATTCGAGGAACGGAGCCGCGCGAAACGGCTGCAAGAAGGAATACCCATCGAGGAGCCAACATGGAACCGGCTCGTCGAAGCAGCAGAACGTTTCGATGTTGACATCCCCATATAG